The proteins below are encoded in one region of Methanofollis aquaemaris:
- a CDS encoding deoxyribodipyrimidine photo-lyase, protein MLRRLNRHPPAEGEHVLYRMQASQRAEGNPALEYAVAEANRRALPLLVCFCLDPRGEGRQARHLGFMLEGLAETGAHLADRGIAFLVGAGPPHEVVAALGEEAALVVADRGYLHGQAEDRALLAERLAVPLVEVEGEVVVPVETASQKEEWSAATFRRRIARHLEPFPAPQAQRAVRVRSADDGNHETLRLDRPDALLRTLGAAEDAGPAAFTGGLTEARRLLDRFVRERLGRYANERNDPNADVLSCMSPYLHFGQISPLEVARRVRAVGGTDAAAYLEELVVRRELSMNFVRYNPAYASPDCLPAWAATTLADHAGDPREYEYALADLEAAATHDPYWNAAQRELLGTGKMHGYMRMYWGKKVLEWSSTPEEAYHALLTLNNRYELDGRDPNGYAGVAWCFGKHDRAWKERPVFGKVRYMNARGLRRKFDADRYAARFGEE, encoded by the coding sequence ATGCTCAGGAGGCTCAACCGTCACCCCCCGGCAGAAGGCGAGCACGTGCTGTACCGGATGCAGGCCTCGCAGCGGGCCGAGGGGAACCCGGCCCTCGAGTACGCGGTTGCGGAGGCAAACCGCCGTGCCCTCCCTCTGCTCGTCTGCTTCTGCCTGGACCCGCGGGGCGAAGGGCGGCAGGCCCGGCATCTCGGATTCATGCTCGAAGGGCTTGCCGAAACCGGGGCACATCTGGCCGACCGGGGGATCGCCTTCCTGGTCGGGGCCGGGCCGCCGCACGAGGTGGTGGCCGCCCTCGGGGAAGAGGCGGCGCTGGTGGTCGCCGACCGCGGCTACCTGCACGGACAGGCGGAGGACCGCGCCCTCCTTGCCGAACGACTCGCCGTGCCGCTCGTCGAGGTGGAGGGGGAGGTCGTGGTGCCGGTGGAGACGGCCTCGCAGAAGGAGGAGTGGTCGGCGGCGACCTTCAGGCGCCGGATCGCCAGGCACCTCGAACCCTTCCCGGCCCCTCAGGCACAGCGGGCGGTCCGGGTGCGGTCGGCAGACGATGGGAACCACGAGACTCTCAGGCTCGACCGTCCCGACGCCCTCCTCAGAACGCTCGGGGCCGCGGAGGACGCCGGGCCTGCGGCATTCACCGGGGGACTCACCGAGGCCCGCCGTCTTCTCGACCGGTTCGTCCGCGAGCGGCTCGGGCGGTACGCAAACGAACGCAACGACCCGAACGCCGACGTCCTCTCCTGCATGAGCCCGTACCTGCACTTCGGGCAGATCTCCCCCCTCGAAGTCGCCCGCCGGGTCAGGGCGGTCGGGGGCACAGACGCCGCCGCGTACCTCGAAGAACTGGTCGTCCGTCGCGAACTCTCGATGAACTTCGTCCGCTACAACCCCGCGTACGCCTCCCCCGACTGCCTCCCCGCATGGGCGGCGACGACTCTTGCCGACCACGCCGGCGACCCGCGGGAGTACGAATACGCCCTCGCCGACCTGGAGGCGGCAGCGACCCACGACCCGTACTGGAACGCCGCCCAGCGCGAACTCCTCGGCACCGGGAAGATGCACGGCTACATGCGGATGTACTGGGGCAAAAAAGTGCTCGAATGGTCTTCGACCCCGGAAGAAGCATACCACGCCCTCCTCACCCTCAACAACCGCTACGAACTGGACGGCCGGGACCCGAACGGGTATGCCGGGGTGGCCTGGTGCTTCGGGAAGCACGACCGGGCCTGGAAGGAGCGGCCGGTCTTCGGGAAAGTGCGGTACATGAACGCCCGGGGGCTGAGGCGAAAGTTCGACGCCGACCGATATGCGGCGCGGTTCGGCGAAGAGTAG
- a CDS encoding WD40 repeat domain-containing protein — protein MRSFLHIALCLTLLLVPWGVAADEKPVPLWDVSLGSKVLSTTVSPNGAYVAAGTDTNGAMRLFDGEGNQVWELPTGSPVFQVSITEDGRYVAGASDKVRVVDRNGEVTAQIEDDGYFAYSAAISPDGKHVAAGFDNQVFGVYSVNGFAEWMGTLGDDAASLALSRDGRYLVAGSKDDNVSFFADQGTLLWSYRTGETVGNVALSPDGGYVAAGSMDRLVYFFDRDGTLLWKYDPGERIFGVAVARDGERVAVASGHTVTLLDRDGEELWTYDAGTTVFSLSMTPDAGMIVFGTGGNDNRLVALEGEMINAGENRGAVATPSFSGPEGEENGSEYLADSFVLSGTETEPEIAGPSDGASVADVLRRTADADAKVTVRMTVDAAWVAAHGGPDRVKIAACLPDENGEATTDAEVVPTRFVGYDPDDRLIFEGKSPYPLTAYGIVAVTGDAAPMGAFPAIPTLAIPPDA, from the coding sequence ATCATTTCTGCACATCGCGCTCTGCCTGACACTCCTCCTCGTCCCCTGGGGTGTCGCGGCCGACGAGAAACCCGTTCCCCTCTGGGACGTCTCCCTCGGGAGCAAAGTCCTTTCGACAACAGTATCGCCGAACGGCGCCTACGTCGCCGCCGGGACCGACACCAACGGAGCGATGCGCCTCTTCGACGGCGAGGGCAACCAGGTCTGGGAATTGCCGACCGGTTCGCCGGTCTTCCAGGTATCCATAACCGAAGACGGCAGGTACGTCGCCGGGGCCTCGGACAAGGTCAGGGTCGTCGACCGGAACGGAGAGGTGACGGCACAGATCGAGGACGACGGCTACTTCGCCTACAGTGCGGCCATCTCCCCTGACGGCAAACACGTCGCCGCAGGCTTCGACAACCAGGTCTTCGGCGTCTACTCGGTCAACGGGTTTGCCGAGTGGATGGGTACCCTCGGGGACGACGCCGCAAGCCTCGCCCTCTCCAGGGACGGCCGGTACCTCGTCGCGGGCAGCAAGGACGACAATGTCTCCTTCTTCGCCGACCAGGGCACCCTCCTCTGGAGTTACCGGACCGGCGAGACGGTCGGGAACGTCGCCCTCTCCCCTGACGGCGGGTACGTCGCCGCAGGCTCGATGGACCGCCTCGTCTACTTCTTCGACCGGGACGGCACCCTCCTCTGGAAATATGATCCTGGCGAGCGCATCTTCGGGGTGGCGGTCGCCAGAGACGGCGAACGCGTCGCCGTGGCCTCAGGGCACACAGTCACCCTCCTGGACCGTGACGGCGAGGAACTCTGGACCTACGACGCCGGGACCACCGTCTTCAGTCTCTCCATGACACCTGACGCCGGCATGATCGTCTTCGGCACCGGCGGGAACGACAACAGACTCGTGGCCCTCGAAGGAGAGATGATTAATGCCGGCGAGAACCGGGGTGCGGTGGCCACGCCGTCCTTCTCCGGCCCGGAGGGAGAGGAGAACGGGAGCGAGTATCTTGCCGATTCCTTTGTCCTCAGCGGAACGGAGACCGAGCCTGAGATCGCCGGCCCCTCGGACGGCGCCTCGGTCGCCGACGTGCTTCGCCGCACCGCCGACGCCGACGCAAAGGTCACGGTGAGGATGACCGTGGACGCCGCCTGGGTCGCCGCCCACGGCGGGCCGGACCGGGTGAAGATCGCCGCCTGCCTCCCTGACGAGAACGGTGAGGCGACGACGGATGCCGAGGTCGTACCCACCAGGTTCGTCGGCTACGACCCCGACGACCGCCTTATCTTCGAGGGGAAGTCGCCGTACCCGCTCACCGCGTACGGGATCGTCGCCGTGACCGGGGACGCCGCCCCGATGGGGGCCTTCCCGGCCATCCCCACCCTCGCCATCCCGCCGGACGCCTAA
- a CDS encoding MFS transporter — MKQPFHLNDPRYHLAALFVLCITVAATMFTEAMITPALPVIQEEFGVSSVWTSWVLMIVLLVGAIVTPIIGKCGDLYGKKRMMLLCIGVYLVGVFASGWAPDIWSLIFFRALQGAGLGLFPLGYALIREQFPEEKVPIAIGTIAAMFGAGAFVGMFVGSWIIEHVGWRMTFHVITPVVVLLLLAMAIIIVPSPPARKAAIDRKGLVVMTLGLLTLVIALTLGGQVGWASPEVLLCAVLTILFAVVFVRIEKEAPDPMVDLGMIKNPPVLIAMAIGFFVCMISFIIIQTLPYLIESPTGLGLSRLTVGLVMMPGAIADMICGPLTGVLIRRRGVRTAMLIGTSVVAAGAVCYLFLPLSVASLVVAGLVYNAGMSVALTSNTIIVVDSVRPEETGVGTAVYHTVQNLGGMIGPVIAGIFLTLHTTAVPGWSVEVPTQDAFLGIFVTVICIAAVVLLIGGRLRDPGRDGAGRR; from the coding sequence GTGAAACAACCCTTTCATCTCAACGATCCTCGATACCATCTCGCCGCCCTCTTCGTTCTCTGCATCACCGTGGCCGCCACGATGTTCACCGAGGCAATGATCACCCCGGCCCTCCCGGTCATTCAGGAAGAGTTCGGGGTATCGAGTGTCTGGACCTCGTGGGTGCTGATGATCGTCCTCCTCGTCGGGGCGATCGTCACCCCGATCATCGGCAAGTGCGGCGACCTCTACGGGAAGAAGCGGATGATGCTCCTCTGCATCGGGGTCTACCTCGTCGGCGTCTTTGCGAGCGGATGGGCTCCCGACATCTGGTCGCTCATCTTTTTCCGGGCGCTCCAGGGTGCAGGCCTGGGACTGTTCCCCCTCGGCTACGCCCTGATCAGGGAGCAGTTCCCCGAAGAGAAGGTGCCGATCGCGATCGGGACCATCGCCGCGATGTTTGGCGCAGGGGCCTTTGTCGGGATGTTCGTCGGTTCCTGGATCATCGAGCATGTCGGATGGCGGATGACCTTCCATGTGATCACGCCGGTGGTGGTGCTCCTCCTCCTGGCGATGGCGATCATCATCGTCCCCTCTCCACCGGCCCGAAAGGCCGCGATCGACCGGAAAGGTCTGGTCGTCATGACCCTCGGCCTCCTCACCCTGGTTATCGCCCTCACTCTGGGCGGGCAGGTCGGGTGGGCCTCGCCCGAGGTGCTCCTCTGCGCTGTCCTGACCATCCTCTTCGCCGTCGTCTTCGTGCGGATCGAGAAAGAGGCCCCCGACCCGATGGTCGACCTCGGCATGATCAAAAACCCACCGGTGCTCATCGCAATGGCGATCGGGTTCTTTGTCTGCATGATCTCGTTCATCATCATTCAGACGCTCCCCTACCTCATCGAGAGCCCGACGGGCCTTGGGCTCTCCAGGCTGACGGTGGGGCTCGTGATGATGCCGGGTGCGATCGCCGACATGATCTGCGGTCCGCTCACCGGGGTGCTGATCAGGCGGCGGGGCGTGCGGACCGCCATGCTCATCGGAACCTCGGTCGTGGCGGCGGGAGCGGTCTGTTACCTCTTCCTCCCCCTCTCGGTCGCCTCGCTCGTCGTCGCCGGTCTGGTCTACAATGCCGGGATGTCGGTCGCCCTCACCAGCAACACCATCATCGTCGTCGATTCGGTGCGGCCCGAGGAGACCGGGGTCGGGACCGCGGTCTACCACACCGTCCAGAACCTCGGCGGGATGATCGGCCCGGTCATCGCCGGGATCTTCCTCACCCTCCACACCACGGCGGTGCCTGGGTGGAGCGTCGAAGTACCGACGCAGGATGCCTTCCTCGGGATCTTCGTCACGGTCATCTGCATCGCAGCGGTCGTCCTCCTCATCGGCGGGCGGCTGCGGGATCCCGGGCGCGACGGCGCCGGCCGCCGTTGA
- a CDS encoding ferritin-like domain-containing protein — protein sequence MRTEDYRQIIASAIDKEVEAYVFYEEIRDRVNDPALQTLFRELASEERQHRKLLENFLAARPMELHFDESKDYKVSETFDRPAPTPEMKPVDGIKLAIKREEDAVEMYRQFAELSTDPDQRKIFEELARMELGHKARLEDLYTEVAFPEVW from the coding sequence ATGAGGACCGAGGATTATCGACAGATCATTGCGAGTGCCATCGACAAAGAGGTGGAGGCCTATGTCTTCTACGAGGAGATCAGGGACCGGGTGAACGATCCCGCCCTCCAGACGCTCTTCCGGGAACTCGCTTCCGAAGAGAGGCAGCACCGCAAACTCCTGGAGAACTTCCTGGCGGCGAGGCCGATGGAACTCCACTTCGACGAATCGAAGGACTACAAGGTCTCAGAGACCTTCGACCGGCCGGCACCGACGCCCGAGATGAAGCCGGTGGACGGGATCAAACTGGCCATCAAACGGGAGGAAGACGCCGTGGAGATGTACCGGCAGTTCGCCGAACTGAGCACCGATCCTGACCAGCGAAAGATCTTCGAGGAACTGGCCAGAATGGAACTCGGGCACAAGGCGCGGCTTGAGGACCTGTACACCGAGGTGGCCTTCCCGGAGGTCTGGTAG
- a CDS encoding HhH-GPD family protein, whose protein sequence is MSGSETTSVDEHARLIRAFEGALREEGPGVEACARFRQVICHYFHHHARQMPWRETDDPYRIFVSEVMLQQTQVERVRKKYSEFIERFPDFAALAAAEQREVLEAWQGLGYNRRALALRQAAQMIVRDFDGTVPADPAVLETLPGIGRATASSIAAFVHNRPTVFIETNVRRVFIHFFFRDREDVRDAEILPLVEMTLDPAHPREFYWAVMDYGTMLKKRYPNPNRRSASYSKQSAFEGSDRQVRGRMLKALLDHGTLTTERLLSEGGVVDEKRGTRILKKLLAEGFVAEEEGEYRIP, encoded by the coding sequence GTGTCTGGCAGCGAGACGACCTCTGTCGACGAGCACGCCCGGTTGATCCGGGCGTTTGAAGGGGCCCTGCGAGAGGAGGGGCCCGGAGTTGAGGCATGTGCACGGTTCAGGCAGGTGATCTGCCACTATTTCCATCATCATGCCCGGCAGATGCCGTGGCGGGAGACCGACGACCCATATCGCATCTTCGTCTCCGAGGTGATGCTCCAGCAGACGCAGGTGGAGCGGGTGCGGAAGAAATATTCTGAGTTCATCGAGCGCTTCCCCGATTTCGCCGCCCTCGCCGCGGCCGAACAGCGCGAGGTGCTGGAGGCGTGGCAGGGGCTCGGGTACAACCGGCGGGCGCTCGCCCTCAGGCAGGCGGCGCAGATGATCGTGCGGGACTTCGACGGGACGGTGCCCGCCGACCCCGCCGTCCTCGAGACCCTGCCCGGCATCGGTCGGGCGACGGCCTCCTCCATCGCCGCCTTCGTCCACAACCGCCCGACGGTATTCATCGAGACCAATGTCCGCCGGGTCTTCATCCACTTCTTCTTCAGGGACCGCGAGGATGTGCGGGACGCCGAGATCCTCCCGCTCGTCGAGATGACCCTGGACCCGGCGCACCCGCGGGAGTTTTACTGGGCGGTGATGGACTACGGCACCATGCTCAAGAAACGGTACCCAAACCCGAACCGCCGGAGTGCGTCGTACAGCAAACAGTCTGCCTTCGAGGGTTCTGACCGGCAGGTGCGGGGCAGGATGCTGAAGGCCCTCCTCGACCACGGGACGCTCACGACGGAGCGTCTGCTCTCGGAAGGGGGGGTCGTCGACGAGAAAAGAGGGACGCGGATCCTCAAAAAACTCCTGGCCGAGGGGTTTGTGGCCGAGGAGGAGGGGGAGTACCGGATCCCTTAG